A genomic segment from Blastococcus sp. PRF04-17 encodes:
- a CDS encoding DUF559 domain-containing protein has product MTHDLGALIGPDGYASWEELTARVARTTLGRWVADGSLLRLQRGIYCLPAAAQDWRLRLEAAVRSTGGVASHRSALALWKLLPPGGPVHVTVDHSRSGRGPAGVVLHRTRELRESVRRVDGLPVSCVERAVVDAWGSPGGVPRAELRGAAIEAVRNRLCRPHQLVDEVQRRPCLPGRRALLELVALLADGCRSELEIWGCLNVLRGPGMPRFTLQHPVVVRGRRFILDAACEEVKLAVETDGAAYHGSKQQRERDIGRDALVAAIGWQTLRFGFRRLTAAAEECRREILAVHTERRRLFGLDGGR; this is encoded by the coding sequence GTGACGCATGACCTCGGCGCCCTCATCGGTCCGGACGGCTACGCCAGTTGGGAGGAGCTGACCGCCCGGGTCGCCCGGACGACGCTGGGCCGGTGGGTGGCCGACGGCAGCCTCCTGCGCCTCCAGCGCGGCATCTACTGCCTCCCAGCTGCCGCCCAGGACTGGCGGCTCCGGCTCGAGGCGGCGGTCCGCTCCACCGGCGGTGTCGCGAGCCACCGGTCCGCGCTGGCGCTGTGGAAGCTCCTTCCGCCCGGCGGCCCCGTCCACGTCACGGTCGACCACAGCCGCAGCGGCCGCGGACCGGCAGGCGTCGTCCTGCACCGCACCCGCGAGCTGCGGGAGTCGGTCCGGCGCGTCGACGGGCTGCCCGTGTCCTGCGTGGAACGAGCGGTCGTCGACGCGTGGGGCAGTCCCGGAGGCGTCCCCCGCGCCGAACTCCGCGGCGCCGCGATCGAGGCGGTGCGCAACCGGCTCTGCCGCCCGCACCAGCTCGTCGACGAGGTGCAGCGGCGCCCCTGCCTGCCCGGCCGCCGGGCGCTGCTGGAGCTGGTCGCCCTGCTCGCCGACGGCTGCCGGAGCGAGCTGGAGATCTGGGGCTGCCTCAACGTGCTCCGCGGTCCCGGGATGCCGAGGTTCACCCTCCAGCACCCGGTCGTGGTACGCGGTCGGCGCTTCATCCTCGACGCCGCGTGCGAAGAGGTGAAACTCGCTGTCGAGACGGACGGGGCGGCGTACCACGGCTCGAAGCAGCAGCGGGAGCGCGACATCGGCCGCGACGCGCTGGTGGCCGCGATCGGCTGGCAGACGCTCCGCTTCGGGTTCCGCCGACTGACGGCGGCGGCCGAGGAGTGCCGGCGCGAGATCCTGGCCGTCCACACGGAGCGGCGTCGGCTCTTCGGCCTCGACGGTGGGCGCTGA